A section of the Roseivirga sp. BDSF3-8 genome encodes:
- a CDS encoding ABC transporter permease: MNKILLVTAREYLTRVRKKSFLIITIATPIALVLIFGLFGYLAVNSADTKVIQVIDESGRFTKTFKESDRVHYLYISNTLDDAKKNLEESDADGILYIPAIDIDKPEGIKYYTSGSPSMSTIRSIERNIEQVIEDVKLQQSGLDAELIRDLKPNVSLETFPLDEEKESNAAAAFGTGYALSLFTYFFIFLYGAQIMRGVMEEKTNRIVEVIISSVKPLQLLYGKILGVAAVGLTQFIIWIVLIVGLSSAGAALLGGQVSDEQKQQFEEVQAARPGGASGSAESLVELQSAIDSIDFTSLVGVFLFYFLGGYLLYGALFAAVGSAVDSDTDSQQFMLPITIPLILSVFALAFVLDDPDGTLAFWLSVFPFTSPVIMMARQPFGVPPWEMVLSMVMLIGGFVFTTWVASRIYRVGILMHGTKVNYKVLAKWFMQKQ; encoded by the coding sequence ATGAATAAAATACTATTAGTCACCGCCAGAGAGTACCTGACCCGGGTCAGGAAGAAGTCTTTTCTGATCATAACCATCGCTACGCCGATCGCCCTGGTATTAATATTTGGCCTTTTTGGTTACCTGGCAGTAAACTCTGCCGATACAAAGGTGATACAGGTTATTGATGAAAGTGGCCGGTTTACCAAAACGTTTAAGGAGTCTGACCGGGTGCATTATTTATATATCAGCAACACGCTTGATGATGCTAAAAAGAACCTGGAGGAGTCGGACGCTGATGGAATCCTGTATATCCCTGCCATTGATATAGACAAACCGGAGGGAATAAAATACTATACTTCTGGTAGCCCGAGTATGAGTACTATCCGGTCGATAGAAAGAAATATTGAGCAGGTTATAGAGGATGTGAAGTTGCAGCAATCGGGCCTGGATGCTGAACTGATCCGGGACCTAAAGCCGAATGTAAGCCTGGAAACTTTCCCTCTGGATGAGGAAAAGGAAAGTAATGCAGCTGCGGCTTTTGGCACTGGCTATGCTCTCTCGCTCTTTACTTATTTCTTTATATTCCTGTATGGTGCACAGATCATGCGCGGGGTAATGGAGGAAAAGACGAACCGGATCGTGGAGGTCATTATTTCTTCTGTAAAACCTCTCCAGTTATTATATGGCAAAATACTGGGTGTGGCGGCAGTAGGCCTTACTCAGTTTATTATCTGGATAGTACTTATAGTAGGCCTTTCGTCAGCCGGAGCCGCTTTACTGGGTGGCCAGGTTTCAGATGAGCAAAAACAGCAGTTTGAGGAGGTACAGGCAGCCAGGCCAGGTGGGGCCAGTGGCAGCGCGGAAAGCCTGGTAGAATTACAGTCAGCCATAGACAGCATTGATTTCACCAGCCTGGTGGGGGTCTTCCTGTTTTACTTTCTTGGCGGCTACCTGCTTTACGGGGCTTTGTTTGCCGCTGTAGGTTCAGCGGTAGATTCCGACACGGACTCGCAGCAGTTTATGCTGCCTATTACCATCCCGCTCATACTATCGGTATTTGCCCTGGCTTTTGTACTGGATGACCCTGATGGCACACTGGCCTTCTGGCTGTCAGTCTTTCCCTTTACCAGTCCGGTAATTATGATGGCCCGTCAGCCTTTTGGCGTACCGCCGTGGGAGATGGTCCTAAGTATGGTTATGCTGATCGGGGGCTTTGTATTTACGACCTGGGTGGCCAGCCGCATTTACCGGGTGGGCATTCTGATGCATGGCACTAAGGTAAATTACAAGGTGCTGGCTAAGTGGTTTATGCAGAAGCAATAA
- a CDS encoding DUF4249 family protein has protein sequence MRFISVIKIVKELTIRIFTLGVIASVIYGCTTPLDNEVATGEQKYVVYGYIHNGEPPYTVEINRSQLYSGRLNGIISISGAIVTLHEEGGAEEILQEVAPGQYQSCTKEIQGTPGKAYWVSVFLPSRGFSYVSAREVMPEPVVINDLEIEPAVRDIISPGDFQVEQEGLIVKVSFDDDPEQSNQYFIKYKGTYSVTTRPQDAVAGAGGQFTVPAPEPCSGYIYNENQGLIQVEECKCCVCWIVEDLADPILLDDDRFAGNTIQGLEVVFVPNGAGSQRVGNDYWIGAELRNMTAGAWDYWDVLLKQKNGDGTIFQPPPSPLPGNIIAEGEAPQALGYFYAASRDIYGISGEQLIPMGPSENEQDFSCLRYDNSVNVKPDYYPY, from the coding sequence TTGAGATTTATATCAGTGATAAAAATAGTGAAAGAGCTAACTATCAGAATATTTACCTTAGGGGTAATAGCTTCCGTAATTTACGGCTGTACCACCCCCTTAGATAATGAAGTGGCTACAGGTGAGCAAAAGTATGTGGTATATGGGTATATCCACAATGGAGAGCCTCCCTACACCGTCGAGATCAACCGCAGTCAGTTATACTCTGGAAGGCTCAATGGGATAATATCTATTTCCGGAGCTATCGTTACCCTGCATGAAGAAGGTGGTGCTGAGGAAATACTACAGGAAGTGGCTCCGGGTCAATATCAATCCTGCACCAAGGAAATTCAGGGGACACCCGGTAAAGCCTATTGGGTCTCTGTTTTTCTTCCGTCCCGGGGCTTCTCATACGTTTCTGCCAGGGAAGTAATGCCAGAACCAGTAGTGATAAATGACTTAGAGATAGAGCCTGCCGTTAGAGACATCATTTCTCCCGGAGACTTCCAGGTAGAGCAGGAAGGCCTGATTGTAAAAGTAAGTTTTGATGACGATCCTGAGCAAAGTAACCAATACTTTATTAAGTATAAGGGTACGTATAGCGTTACCACCAGACCCCAGGATGCGGTAGCCGGTGCAGGAGGACAGTTCACTGTACCTGCCCCCGAGCCTTGTAGTGGCTACATCTACAATGAAAACCAGGGCCTGATCCAGGTGGAAGAATGCAAATGCTGTGTCTGCTGGATAGTAGAAGATTTAGCAGACCCCATTTTATTAGATGATGACCGTTTTGCAGGGAACACCATTCAGGGATTAGAAGTGGTATTTGTCCCTAACGGGGCAGGCAGCCAACGCGTGGGGAATGATTACTGGATAGGCGCCGAGCTCAGAAACATGACGGCCGGCGCCTGGGACTATTGGGATGTCTTACTAAAGCAAAAGAACGGAGATGGAACCATTTTTCAGCCTCCGCCATCACCACTACCCGGTAATATTATAGCAGAAGGAGAGGCCCCTCAGGCTTTGGGGTATTTTTATGCTGCTTCCAGGGATATCTATGGGATTTCTGGAGAACAGTTAATTCCTATGGGGCCCTCTGAAAATGAACAGGACTTCAGTTGCTTGCGGTACGATAATAGTGTCAATGTAAAACCTGATTATTACCCCTACTGA
- a CDS encoding DUF4249 domain-containing protein — MKQFFNLIVKSFLLVSLIFPLGCVDELDGVNSKGERKLVIYGRVTNEPPPYEVNITRSSPYIENLNGIPRVSGARVTLHSGSGESELLQEIEEGVYQTDTFGMQGRAGEEYYITVQLENGKSYHSEPEVIREAPEIDEVSYEFRKVPRYSEAGILTDVDGFQVEASFQDSPGEDYFLLNWERIYKLITQPERKTIQAPWDRRQIIPAPPPCSGWVRDYTVFAIVYRPAFDCTCCECYVTKKGNTFGLVNDRFIEGNTITTDVGFVEINNEFIDRVYVKASLLKLSDRSYDYWFRIKQQLENAGTLFDSPPANIQGNIFADDPDEGQVLGYFMAAGSSTSGVSIDPFDIPFPFYVEYFIPEDCRIPVANSTNVKPDFWE; from the coding sequence ATGAAGCAGTTTTTTAATCTGATAGTAAAATCGTTTCTGCTTGTCAGCCTTATATTCCCTTTAGGTTGTGTGGATGAGCTGGATGGAGTCAACAGTAAAGGAGAAAGGAAGCTAGTGATATATGGCCGTGTGACAAATGAGCCGCCACCCTATGAAGTAAACATTACCAGGAGCTCTCCGTATATCGAAAACCTGAATGGTATTCCCCGGGTCAGTGGAGCCAGGGTTACCCTGCATTCCGGGAGTGGGGAGAGCGAACTGCTACAAGAGATTGAAGAAGGTGTATACCAGACAGATACTTTTGGTATGCAGGGACGGGCAGGAGAGGAATATTATATTACTGTCCAGCTTGAGAATGGTAAAAGTTATCATTCTGAGCCTGAGGTGATAAGGGAGGCTCCCGAAATTGACGAAGTAAGTTATGAATTCAGAAAAGTACCCAGATACAGTGAAGCAGGTATCTTAACTGATGTAGACGGCTTTCAGGTTGAGGCCAGTTTTCAGGACAGCCCGGGGGAAGACTACTTCCTGCTGAACTGGGAGAGAATTTATAAGCTGATTACCCAGCCGGAACGAAAAACCATACAGGCCCCATGGGACAGGAGGCAGATTATACCTGCTCCGCCTCCTTGTAGTGGCTGGGTAAGAGATTATACTGTCTTCGCCATAGTGTATCGTCCTGCGTTCGATTGTACATGCTGTGAGTGCTATGTTACGAAAAAGGGAAATACATTCGGTCTCGTAAATGACCGGTTTATTGAAGGAAATACCATCACGACAGATGTAGGGTTCGTAGAAATCAATAATGAGTTTATCGATAGAGTCTATGTGAAGGCAAGCTTGCTAAAACTGTCCGATCGCAGTTACGATTACTGGTTCAGGATAAAGCAGCAATTAGAGAATGCAGGTACATTATTCGACTCGCCTCCGGCCAATATTCAGGGAAATATTTTCGCTGATGATCCTGATGAAGGGCAGGTGCTAGGGTACTTTATGGCAGCTGGCTCCTCTACTTCAGGAGTATCTATTGACCCTTTTGACATTCCTTTTCCATTCTATGTAGAGTACTTTATTCCGGAAGACTGCCGGATACCGGTGGCTAACAGTACAAATGTCAAACCTGATTTTTGGGAATAA
- a CDS encoding TonB-dependent receptor domain-containing protein, which produces MRKLLLCLIICTLTSIAYGQRQSNFTGTFNNTPLSEVFSQLEAHFGIRFFYQSGWLEGQTLSLKYENAPLDLVLEEMFKRTEFAFLQPEPYAVVLLKNPEEEKERQEMEDYVTSSNIERVLIGNPADYVAGKEVTLSGVVREGKTADRIPGASVEVSDSGTGSVTDNRGRYTVRLKSGAYLLRFSTLNLEAEEYYVQIYQDGTLDVNLFEKPVELGEVVVEGERLQQNVESTSVGKQKLTIETIENMPAFLGEVDVVKSITLLPGVSTVGEGSGGFNVRGGSTDQNLILLDDAIIFNPSHLFGFFSVFNKDAVRDVTFYRGGVPAEYGGRVSSVLDIRQREGDKQAIHAQGGIGLVTSRLAVEGPIIKDKTSFLVAGRATYSDWLLRAVKDVDIRNSSAGFYDGTVKLSHDFNSRTKLNLTSYISGDRFSYASDTTYRWRTFNNTLSFRRLINENLFTELALTDGNYSYQVNSPDESLGFDLEYRIDYQKANWRMVYSLAGHDITGGLEGLLYQFEPGSITPSGSESAVNPFSLDSQKALEASAYIQDDFEISEKWAAMVGLRYSRFNAMGPGEITLYENNENRTLNTIAGTQLFSDWETIASFGGIEPRVSLRYKLGASSSLKASYQRMRQYIHLVSNTLAISPLDIYLPSSKYFRPQVGDQYSVGYFNNLKDNTYEVSLEVYYKDIQDVVDFKDGANLILNPYLETDLLQGQGWSYGSELLLKKNKGRLTGWASYTYSRTWRQFDGQNPESRINDGNKYPANQDRPHDLKVVGNYQISRKWTLGANVIYSSGRAYTAPEARYEIEGFVINDYSDRNGYRTPPYHRLDISFTYEPNLRLSKKYEDSWTFAVYNVYGRKNPYSVFFQDFEGSPPQAYKFSVLGVPFPSVTYNFKF; this is translated from the coding sequence TTGAGAAAGTTACTGCTCTGCCTGATAATTTGCACCCTAACCTCCATTGCATATGGACAAAGACAGTCGAATTTTACAGGTACGTTTAATAATACCCCTCTGAGCGAAGTATTCAGTCAACTTGAGGCTCACTTTGGTATTCGCTTTTTTTATCAGTCAGGATGGCTTGAAGGGCAGACCCTGTCTTTAAAGTATGAAAACGCCCCCCTCGATCTGGTGTTGGAGGAAATGTTCAAGCGAACTGAGTTTGCCTTTTTACAGCCGGAACCGTATGCTGTGGTTTTGCTTAAAAACCCTGAGGAGGAGAAGGAGAGGCAGGAGATGGAAGACTATGTGACTTCCTCAAATATTGAACGCGTACTGATCGGTAATCCGGCTGACTACGTGGCCGGTAAAGAAGTTACCCTCAGTGGAGTGGTACGAGAAGGAAAGACGGCAGATCGTATACCCGGGGCCAGTGTGGAAGTGAGTGATAGCGGTACAGGCTCCGTAACCGATAACCGTGGCCGGTATACTGTGAGGCTAAAATCAGGAGCATATCTGCTGAGATTTAGTACCCTTAACCTGGAAGCGGAAGAATACTATGTTCAGATATATCAGGACGGCACGTTGGATGTCAACCTTTTTGAGAAGCCAGTGGAACTAGGGGAGGTTGTAGTAGAAGGTGAGAGGCTTCAACAAAATGTGGAAAGCACCAGTGTAGGCAAGCAAAAGCTAACTATAGAAACCATCGAGAACATGCCAGCCTTTCTTGGTGAAGTGGATGTCGTAAAAAGTATTACGTTGCTTCCCGGAGTCAGTACAGTAGGTGAGGGGTCTGGCGGATTTAACGTAAGAGGAGGCTCTACCGATCAAAACCTTATTCTTCTGGACGATGCTATCATTTTCAATCCCTCGCACCTCTTTGGTTTTTTCTCTGTCTTTAATAAAGATGCCGTTCGTGACGTGACCTTTTATCGTGGTGGTGTACCTGCAGAATATGGGGGGCGGGTATCGTCTGTACTTGACATACGCCAGCGTGAAGGCGATAAGCAAGCTATCCATGCCCAGGGTGGTATAGGGCTTGTCACAAGCCGCCTGGCAGTAGAAGGGCCTATCATTAAGGACAAAACCAGTTTTCTGGTAGCAGGCAGAGCTACTTACTCTGACTGGCTACTGAGAGCCGTTAAAGACGTAGATATACGCAATAGTTCGGCAGGGTTCTATGACGGTACGGTTAAACTTAGCCATGATTTCAACAGCCGGACTAAGCTTAATCTGACCTCATATATCAGTGGGGACCGTTTTTCTTATGCATCCGATACAACCTACCGGTGGCGTACCTTTAATAATACCTTAAGCTTCAGAAGGCTGATAAATGAAAATCTGTTTACTGAGCTCGCCCTGACAGACGGTAACTACAGCTATCAGGTAAATAGTCCGGATGAAAGCCTCGGGTTTGATCTCGAATACCGGATTGATTACCAGAAGGCAAACTGGCGAATGGTGTATAGCCTGGCAGGGCATGATATTACCGGGGGGCTTGAAGGGCTGCTATACCAGTTTGAACCCGGTTCTATTACTCCCAGTGGCAGCGAATCAGCCGTAAATCCTTTCTCATTGGACAGCCAAAAGGCTCTGGAAGCTTCAGCATATATTCAGGATGATTTTGAGATAAGTGAGAAGTGGGCCGCTATGGTTGGGCTGAGGTACTCCCGGTTTAACGCCATGGGGCCAGGAGAGATAACGTTATATGAGAATAATGAGAACCGTACCCTTAATACTATAGCCGGTACTCAACTATTTAGTGACTGGGAAACTATTGCCAGCTTTGGCGGTATAGAGCCTCGCGTTTCCCTTCGCTACAAACTCGGAGCATCTTCCAGCCTTAAAGCCAGCTACCAGCGCATGAGGCAATACATACATCTGGTGTCTAATACCCTGGCCATATCACCGCTGGATATTTATCTTCCCAGTAGTAAATATTTCAGGCCACAGGTCGGAGACCAGTATAGCGTAGGCTACTTTAATAACCTTAAGGATAATACTTATGAGGTTTCACTGGAGGTATATTATAAGGACATTCAGGATGTAGTAGACTTTAAGGATGGGGCAAACCTGATTTTGAACCCCTACCTGGAAACTGACCTACTGCAAGGCCAGGGGTGGAGCTACGGCTCAGAGTTATTGTTAAAGAAGAATAAGGGTAGACTAACAGGTTGGGCCAGTTACACCTATTCACGTACCTGGAGACAATTTGACGGTCAAAATCCTGAATCAAGGATAAATGACGGGAATAAATATCCGGCAAATCAGGACAGGCCCCATGACCTTAAAGTTGTGGGTAACTATCAGATATCCAGGAAGTGGACCTTGGGAGCAAATGTCATTTACAGTAGTGGTAGGGCTTACACAGCACCTGAAGCCAGGTATGAAATAGAAGGGTTTGTGATTAATGACTATTCTGACCGTAACGGCTACCGGACCCCGCCTTATCACCGGCTTGACATTTCATTTACTTATGAGCCTAATTTAAGGTTAAGTAAAAAGTACGAGGACAGCTGGACCTTTGCAGTATATAATGTATATGGTCGTAAGAATCCATATTCCGTGTTTTTTCAGGATTTTGAAGGTAGCCCTCCCCAGGCATACAAGTTCTCTGTGCTGGGTGTGCCATTTCCATCAGTCACCTATAATTTCAAGTTCTGA